The genomic DNA CAATGGCTTCCAGAACCTTGTCGATGCCAAAGCCTGTTTTCGCGGAAATTTCGATTGCGTTCGACGCATCCAGCCCGATCACTTCCTCGATCTGTTCCTTGACCCGCTCGACATCGGCTGCCGGCAGATCAACCTTGTTCAGAACCGGCACAATTTCATGATCGTTGTCGATCGCCTGATAGACATTGGCCAGGGTCTGTGCCTCGACGCCCTGGCTGGCATCGACCACCAGCAGCGAGCCTTCACAGGCGGCCAGTGAGCGGCTGACTTCATAGCCAAAATCAACATGGCCGGGCGTATCAATCAGGTTCAGAATATAGGTGATGCCGTCCAGCGCCTTATAGTGCAGCCGTACAGTCTGCGCCTTGATGGTGATGCCGCGTTCACGCTCGATATCCATACTGTCGAGCACCTGGGCCTTCATCTCGCGGATTTCCAGCCCGCCGGTGAGTTGAATCAGCCGGTCGGCAAGCGTCGACTTGCCATGATCGATATGGGCAACGATGGAAAAATTTCGGATGGTCTCGATAGGTGTTGTCATGGGCGGCTAATGAGATCGTTTCATGGTTGTATTGAATATGGTTGTATTGAATTATGTGACCCGGTTTGCGAGTCAACTTGCCCGATGCGCCGCATCGCGCGGCGTTGACAGTCTCGCCGGAGCATAGGGTCGGTAATTACAGTTGCTGTAAAGCAGCCGTGGAACGATCTAGCACCGGCTGTGTGTCCGGCAAAGCTTTTTGTGCACATGTCCGGGACGTCATTCCACGCGCTCAAACGTCAGATAGCTCGGTTGACGGCCAGCGCGTATCGCTTTGGCCTCGTAACGGGTGCCGGGCCAGCCGTCAAAGGCACCGCCTTCGGTCTGCGACCAGTCATTGGCGCGACTTGCGACCCATCGGAAGCTTTGATGATCATGGCACTGATTCAGCGTCCAGCCGACATAATGCTCAATGTCACTCGCAAACAGGAACAGCCCGCCCGGCTTCAGCGCCCGCTCGATACGATCCAGATTGCGCTGCGAGACAAAGCGCCGCTTCCAGTGTTTGAATTTCGGCCAGGGATCAGGATATAACAGAAACACACGCCCAAGCGAACCGGCCGGCAGCCAGTCCAGCAATGCGCCCGCATCATCATCATGCAGGCGAATATTGCCGGGTTTGGCAGCATCGATTTTTACCAGCGCCTGGGAGAGGCCGTTGACAAACGGCTCAACGCCAATGAAGCCGACAGCAGGGTTGGCTTCAGCGCGCTGCAACAGATGTTCGCCACTGCCAAACCCGATTTCCAGAAAGACAGAATCTGCGCCGTTGAACAGAGTGGTCAGTTCGGCCGGGGCCGGCTTCGCGGTGTCCAGCTTCAATTGCGGCAACAGTTGATCCATCAGCGCAGCGGCGGCAGGTTTCAGCGGTTTGGTTTTCCGCCGGCCGATGAACTCGCTTCTTTTTGTCCGTCGGATCATTCAGAAATCAGAAAGCGGACTGCAAAGCGTCCACCAGATCGGTTTTTTCCCACGAGAACCCGCCATCGGAATCAGGTGTGCGGCCGAAATGTCCATAGGCAGCAGAGCGCGCATAGATCGGACGGTTGAGGGCGAGGTGTTCGCGGATGCCCCGCGGTGTCAGGTCCATCAACTCCCTGAGCACGCTGGCCAGCTTTTGTTCATCGACTTCGCCGGTGTCGTGCAGATTGACGTAAAGTGACAATGGCTGCGGCACACCAATGGCATAGGACAGTTGCAGTGTGCAGCGTTCGGCCATCCCGGCGGCCACGACGTTTTTCGCCAGATATCGTGCTGCATAGGCCGCAGAGCGGTCCACCTTGGTGGGGTCCTTGCCGGAAAACGCGCCGCCGCCATGGGGTGCAGCGCCGCCATAGGTATCTACAATGATTTTGCGTCCGGTCAGGCCGCAATCGCCATCGGGGCCGCCAATGACGAATTTTCCGGTCGGGTTGACATGCCAGACGGTTTCATCGGTCAGCCAGCCATCGGGAAGGGTCCGGCGGATATGGGGTTCAACTATGCCGCGCACATCATCGGACGACAGGTTTTCATCCAGATGCTGTGTTGACAGCACCAGCGATGTTGCCCGCACAGGCCGGGAGTCCTCATAGGCCAGGGTAATCTGGGTTTTTGCATCCGGTCCCAACACAGCGGCATCGCCGCTTTTGCGGGCCTGCGCCAGATTCTGAAGAATTCGGTGGGCATAGTGGATCGGAGCCGGCATCAAATCCGGTGTTTCCAGGCAGGCATAGCCGAACATGATGCCCTGGTCACCCGCGCCCTCATCCTTGTTGCCATTGGCATCAACGCCCTGGGCAATATGGTCGGATTGTTTGTGGACAAGTACTTCCACATCGCAGGTCTGCCAGTGAAAGCCTTCCTGTTCATAGCCGATGTCGCGAATGGCCTTGCGCGCCAGCGAGACCATCACCTCGCTGTCGATCTCTTCAGGTCCGCGGCTTTCCCCGGCAATGACAACGCGGTTGGTTGTCGCCAGTGTTTCAATCGCTGTGCGCGACTGGTCATAAGCCGCCAGATAGGCGTCAACGATTTCATCGGAAATCCGATCACAGACTTTGTCGGGATGGCCTTCGGACACGGATTCACTGGTGAACAGATAATTTTTCAGGGACACGAAATGGCTGCCTTTGCATTTGTCGCGGCCGGTGCGCCGCACACATAACAATCCGGCCCCGCACGGAACTTGCGAGGCCATATAAGGAATTCGTTATGTGCCGGTTTTTGGGATGATCGTCAAGGCTTGTCTGCCGCTTGAAATACACTGGCTCACACCGGGTCTATTTGAACAGGCCGCCAGCCCGACAGAACGCTCCGTTATTCTTCCGGTTCGCCTGCCATGGAGCGGACGAGATCGACCACGCGTTTGCGCAGTTTCGGGTCCTGTATTTTCACGAAGGCCCGGTTTAACTGCAAACCCTCGCTGGAGGACAGGAATTCCATGACATGGCTGGTGGCACCGGATTCGACCAGGTCCTTTGTCGCAATCGGTGATACATCCGGCGCATCTTCAAAGAAGAACGCAACAGGCGCCTGGAGGATATTGGCAATCGCCTGCAGGCGGCTGGCACCAATACGGTTGGTGCCCTTTTCATATTTCTGGACCTGCTGGAAGGTGATGCCAAGTTGCTCGCCGAGCTTTTCCTGGCTCATATTCAGCATCATCCGACGCAACCGCACCCGGCTTCCCACATGAGCATCAATTGGATTTGGGCGTTTTTTATTAATTGGCTTTGGTTTGTCATTCATGGCGCGCACTTTAATCATAACTGTAAAATCAGGATCGATAGACTGGCCTCATGCGACGCAGTTGCACCGCAGAACTACTGATCGTCGCGAAATATGTCGTAACTTACAGTTCCTTCTTTATCGTGCGAAATTCGCACGATCAATGAAAAAACTGCGATATTTGCAAATCACAACTTGTGATGTCCGGGTAGGGTCAGGAGAACCTTGGCGTTTCATCTTAGAGATGTGTTGGTTTTACTTGGAGCTATGTGGCTTCCCAAAAATCCGTCCGCAAATCAGTATCGTGCTCAAAAGAGTCATCAGCAAGGCGAAGGGAATATCTCTGAAGCGGCTGTAAAACGTGTCGGCAAGCACTTCCGGCAAGGCAGTGTCGATGATGCCTTCAGTGCCGAGCGGCAGACTTTGCTCAACGCGTCCGAACCCGTCCACGACAGCGCTGATACCGGTATTGGCCACCCGGATCAGGGGCAGTCCTTCTTCGACCGCCCGCATTCTGGCCTGCTGGAAATGCTGGTACGGCCCTGCGAGACGGCCAAACCAGGCATCATTGGTCAGATTCACAATCCATTGCGCAGATCTGGCGCCTGAACCTGTGGCGCGGATGTCGCGATCAGAAAACCCGTCATGATCGGCTGCGGAAAATCCTGGAAAAATCGCTTCATAGCAAATCAACACACGCATTGGCGGCAATGCCACATCGAGCGGGTCGGAAGCTGCAGCTGGGCCGGGATCCATCAGGTTGCTGCCTGTCCCGGATGCAAACCCACCCGGAACAGTCACCAGATTGGCAATTCCGAAGCGCTCCAGAAGGTCCATGAAAGGCATGAATTCACCAAATGGCACGAGACGCTGCTTGTCATAAAATCCCACCGGCTCGGCGCGGTCATTAAAGGCGATCATTGAGTTGTAGAATTTCAGATCCGGAGGTGCCGGAGGTGCCGGAGATGCCAGAGCTAATTGTGACAAAGCTGAATCCAGCGGCCTGACGCGGACAGCACCGGCCAGAAGCATCACCCCTTTCGGCAACAATGCATCGATCCGTGACAAGGCATTGGAATTCTGCAGCACCAGAAATGGAAAGGCCGATTCCGGCCAGATCAGAGCATCGATCTGGTCCAGTCCGGGTGCGGCACTCAGATCGAGATGGGTTTGAAAAACCGCCTCTTCATTGCCCTGACGCCATTTGTCCCGCTGACTGATGTTGGGTTGCAGCAGCCGCAGCATGACCGGAGCGGTGTCACTTCCCGCAGGTAGCGGCTGTGCAAGCCGCCAGAAGCCGAACGTGGTATGACCCGCGAGCGCCGCTGCCGCGACCAGCAGCACCGCCAAAGACGGCCAATTTCTGGACCCGTTGACTGGCAAAAAAAATAGCGCGGGACTCGATGCCACAAGAACCGTCAGCAAGGTAACGCCCCACAGCCCGAGCACACTTGCGCTCTGCATGAACAGCGGGGTCGGCATCGCGGCGTAACCAAGCGCGTTCCACGGAAACCCCGTCAGAATATGGCCGCGCAGATATTCAGCCAGTGTGAAAAACACCACCAGGCTGAGAATTTTCTCCGCATTGGAGCGCCACAACAGAACGCTTCCTGCCGCCGCAAGGCCCCAGAACAATCCCAGGCCCGCCGGAATTCCGGCCACAGCAAATGGCAGGGCCCAGGCAAATGTCCAGCCATCGACCAGCACCGCCGAGCCAATCCACCACAGACCTGCAAGGAAATAACCGAAACCGAAACACCAGCCGAGCCAGGCCGCCATCCGTATTTTCCGGCCCAATGTCCCGCAAATTGTCTGGTCGGCAACGGCGCTGTCGAGAATCAGGCAGAATCCGCTGAACGAGATCAGAAGCGCCGGCGAGAAATGAACCGGCGCCATTGCCAGCGCCGCGAATGCTCCGAGCAGGATCACACTTGCCGCTCTGCGTCTGCCGCGCAGCGAGAGCAGCGATTTCAACATGGAGTGCACCATATTACAGCACCTGTCTTGATTGACGGGCCTGCACAATTGGACTCAGTCAGCCAACAGGCCGCTAACGGCCAAGGGGAAGTGGCGTCGGTGAAAAGCCTATTGCGGAGTGCTCGGGGTTTCAGTGTGCGGCAAATTCGCCGGCTCCTGGGCGCTGGGATCGGAAGTCGTCGGTTCCCGGTTACGATTGGTGGCAATCTTGCTGCCGATCTTGCGGCGTCGGCGGTGGATACGCAGCCGTTTGATGCGCCGTGGATCAGCTTCCAGAACTTCAATCTCAAACGGTCCGGGTGCCGGAATAAGCTCGCCGCGAATTGGAATTCTGCCGACCAGTCCGTAGACCAGCCCACCAAGGGTATCGGCATCCTCGGAATATTCGCCAAGTGTGAATTCCGGTCCGATAACCCTGACAACTTCATCCAGATCGGTTTTTGCGTCGGCAACAAAACTGGTCTCGCTTTCGGCGACAATTGTGGGCTTTTCATCCTCGTCATGCTCATCTTCAATGTCACCGACAATGGTTTCCACAAGGTCTTCCATCGAGACAAGCCCGTCCGTACCGCCATATTCATCAATGACCAGCGCCATCTGAATACGGGCCACCTGCATTTTTGCCAGCAACGCCGATGCTTTCATTGATGGCGGGACAAACAGCACCGGCCGAATGAGTGCGGTGTCTTCCAGAGAGGCCGCCAGATCAATCTGCCGCAAATCCAGATCACCCGCCATTTTGCGCCGTCGCTTGACACCGGGATCCGGTTTGTAATCCGCTGTCTTGGTCATGTAGACCAGCACATCCTTGATGTGGACCATGCCGCGCGGATCATCCAGCGTGTCACCGAACACCGGCATGCGGGAATGCCCTGCATTGCGGAACAGGTGCAGTAATTCGGCCAGATTGGTGGTGATGGAAACTGCATCAACATCGCCGCGAGGCACCATGACATGCTCTACCCGCACATCGCGCAACGCCAGAATATTGCTCAGGAACATCCGTTCATCGGCGCTGAAATGGCCGTCATCGAAACTGTCATCAGACAGCGCGAATTGCAGGTCCTGGCGGATGCTGCCATTTTTGATGCCAAGGATTTTCTTGAACCGGCCCAGAATGCCATCCCGGCTGGAGCCGTTCAATGTTTCCGGGTTGGTGTTTTCCTGGGGCAGGGGAACTGAAGAAACGCTCAAACTGGGTGCGGACTCGCCAGATTGGTCAGATGAACTTTCAGCAGAGCTGTCAGATTTTCTGACAGAATTTGAAGAGGCGGGCATTTCTGCGATTCTCAATGTGTCTTATTTCAAAAAATGTAGGCCATGCTTGGCGTTTTGACACGTCCTTTGTGGCGGATTTCCGATCCGCACGGCTTTACACTGCCATATAAGGGTCAACAATTCCCAAACCTAGAAGAATTTCCACTTCCTGCCCTTCCATGTCCTCGGCCTCTGCATCGTCTTCATGATCAAAACCTGCCAGATGCAGAACGCCGTGGACAATCAGATGGGTCAGATGGTCCTGCAGGGATTTGCCGGTCTCGTCAGCTTCACGCAACACGGTATCATAGCTGATTGCAATATCGCCAAGATAAAGCGCCCCGCTGTCTGCATCCGGTTGTTCGTCCTCATTGGCAAAGGAAAGCACATTGGTCGGCTTGTCCTGATTGCGAAAGCGGGCATTCAGATCCTGCACCTGGGCGTCATCGGTCAGCAGCACCGTGGCTTCAAGGGCACCTGAATAATTGATCACCGGCTGACAGGCCTGTGCCACCCTTGCGCAAAGACCGGCAGGATCGGGAACATCCTGCCAGCGCGGATCGCCGGCCACACAGTTCAACCGGAACTGTCCCGGTTCCGGTTCAGGCGCAGTTCCGTCAGGCATTTTTCCTGCCGCGGGCGATCTGAGCGCCGGCCTTGTCATATGCGCGGACAATGCGGGCCACCAGCTGGTGGCGCACCACATCCTGATCAGTGAAGCGGATCATTGAAATGCCCTCGACATTTTCCAGCAACCCTGTGGCTTCAACCAGCCCGGAAACCTGTCCCGGCGGCAAATCCACCTGGCTGGAATCGCCGGTGACGATCATTTTCGAATTTTCCCCAAGGCGGGTCAGGAACATTTTCATCTGCATCGAAGTCGTGTTCTGCGCCTCATCGAGAATGACAATGGCATCGGCCAGGGTGCGCCCGCGCATGAACGCCAGAGGGGCCACTTCAATCATGCCCGATTGCAGGCCCCGCTCCACCCGTTCCGGCGGCATCATGTCATACAGCGCATCATACAGGGGACGCAGATAGGGATCGACCTTTTCGCGCATGTCACCGGGCAGAAAGCCAAGCCGTTCCCCGGCTTCCACGGCCGGACGCGACAGGATCAGCCGCGACGCCTCGCCGCGCTCCAGAAGCGCGGCCGCATAGGCAACCGCCAGATAGGTCTTGCCAGTTCCCGCGGGTCCAAGACCGAACACCAGCTCATTGCGCTGCATCGCCCTGATATAGGCATCCTGGGTCGGCGTGCGGGCAATCACGGTTTTGCGCCGTGTCGAAATCTGCGACATGGCAACACGGGCGCCCTTGCCGCGATTGTCGTCTTCCAGGATCGGCAGCGAGGGTTGCGCGGTTTCAGCGCGCACCATGCGGATCACGCCATCCACATCGCCGGGCGACAATTCATCACCAGCGGCAAGACGCTGATACAGGGTTTCCAGCACATCGCGGGCTTCGCCACAGGCTTCCTTGCTGCCGCGCAGGGTTACCTGGTTGCCGCGCGCCAGCGCTTCGACGTTCAGCAATTGCTCCAGCAATGCCAGATTCTGATCAAATTGCCCGAACAGGTCTCCAACCAGACGATTATCGTCGAACACCAGAACAATCTGGTCCTTTTCTGTCGCTGGAATTGCCAAATCGCGAATGGCATCGCCGCGCATGTCAGCCGGGGCGAAAAAGAACATTGGGTTCAAATCAGAATCTCTCAGGTTTGGGCGACTCACTAGGCCGCACTGGCATTAGGTGATGCTATCAGTTCCGCAGACAAGCTGAATTTTGTAATACCGGTAATCCGCACCGGCTGCAAAGTGCCGATCAGCTGATCCGAGGCCATGACATGCACCGGCTGCAGCCATGGCGAGCGTCCGCCCAGCTGGCCCGGTTCACGGCCCTTGCGCTCCAGAAGGATCTCCATCGTGCTGCCGACCTTGGAAGCGTTGAAGGCAATCTGCTGGTCGTTGAGCAGGGCCTGCAGCCGCTGCAACCGCGCTGATTTTACATCTTCGGGCACTTGCTCGTCATGGCCTGCGGCCGGTGTGCCGGGGCGCGGGCTGTATTTGAACGAATAGGCCTGGGCGTAGCCGATCTCGCGGATGAGCGACAAAGTGTCTTCAAAATCCGCCTCGGTTTCGCCGGGAAATCCGACAATGAAATCGCCCGACAAGGCCAGATCAGGCCGCGCGGCGCGGATTTTTCCGATCAGTTCCACATAATCGCGCCGCGTGTGGCGCCGGTTCATCGCCGCCAGCATCCGGTCGGAGCCGGACTGGATCGGCAGGTGCAGATAAGGCATCACGCAGGCAATATCGCGGTGCGCCGCAATCAGGCTTTCATCCATATCGCGCGGATGGCTGGTGGTGTAACGCAGCCGCGCCAGACCATCGATCACCGCCAGCTCCTGCAGCAACCGGCCAAGGCCCTGGCTGGAGCCATCGGCGGCTTTGCCGTGATAGGCATTGACGTTCTGCCCCAGAAGGGTGATTTCCTTCACCCCGGCAGCTACCAGAGCGCGCGCCTCGGCCACAATATCAGCCACCGGGCGCGAGACTTCTGCGCCGCGCGTATAGGGCACCACGCAAAAGGTGCAGAACTTGTCGCAGCCTTCCTGCACGGTCAGAAAGGCAGTAAAGCCTCGTGCCCTTGTGACAGCCGGTTTTGCTGCCGGAAGGTGCTTGAACTTGTCTTCTTCGGGAAATTCGGTTTCGACCACCGAATGCCCCGCCTCGACCTGCTTCAAAAGGCCCGGCAGACGGTGATAGCTTTGCGGGCCGAACACCAGATCCACCACTGGCGCCCGGCGCATGATCTCTTCGCCCTCCGCCTGGGCCACGCAGCCCGCCACGCCGATTTTCATCACTTTGGCATCGGCACCGCGCGCATCGCGGATTTTGCGGATGCGGCCGATTTCCGAATAGACTTTTTCCGCAGCCTTTTCACGAATGTGGCAGGTGTTGAGGATCACCAGATCCGCTTCTTCCAGCTTTGTCGTCTCGGCATAGCCTTCCGGCGCGAGCGCATCGGTCATCCGCGTGGAATCATAGACATTCATCTGGCAGCCATAGGTTTTGATGAAAACCTTCTTGCCGCGCGCCGTCGCATCCGCTTCCGGGTGCGGGTTGATCTCTGTCTGGTTTGTGCCGGTCTCGACCATGCTGAAGTCCTGCGGTTCAGCGCTTGTGCGCCAAAAATTCTGTTCTGGATACTGTTTCCGGCGTTCTAACGCGTTTTGTCCCGGTGGCAAAGGATAGAGTTAGATCGTGTCATGATTACAGTGAACCATTTGTCTTGGAGTGCTGACGGCCCGGTTTGCGCGCCTGCTCCAGCTGTTTCAGCACTTCGGCTTCCATCTGCTTTGCCAGAATCTTGCGGTTGGTGTCCGGGTTCACCTCGACCGGATCGCCAAACACGATATGTGCCTGCAGACCGCCGGTGGTGATCACCGACCATAAATGCGGCACCAGATCGACATCGCCGATCCAGGCCGCGCGGTCGGCTTCCATGCGGCCAAGCGCAATGCCCTTCAAGTGTGTATAGGCCAGTGCAACCGGCTGAACGAAGAGATCGACATCATGCTGATCTTCAAGCCGCGCCGCAGTCGCCACCACCGCGCCGATCAGGGCGCTTTTGAAGGGCAGGATGCCCCATCCCTCGCTGCTGGTGCCTTCGGGAAACAGCACCAGCGCATCATGGCTTTCCAGCCGCTCGACCATGGCGTCAATCGCGACAGCGGTTTTGCTGCGCCGCTCACGCTCGACGAAAATCGTGCGCTGCCATTTCGCCAGCCAGGAAAACACCGGCCAGGCTGCGACGTCGGCTTTTGCGACGAAGGACAGCGGCGCGGCCCGCGACAGGATGATGATATCGAGCCACGACACATGATTGCACAGATACAGCACCGGACCCGGTTGCGGCCTGCCCGAAACCTTTGTGCGCACACCCAGCGTCCAGGACGATACAATGTGCCACAGACAGGCAGATTTGTTCGCAGATTTGGGAGCAAACAACAGCAACAAGAGGTGGAAAGGCAGCAGCAGGAGCGTGAAGAGGATCAGCAGCAGAACCCGCAAGACTGCAAAAAGGCTTGCCAATGCCGGGCCCTATTCCAGATCGCTGCGGTTGGGCTTTTTCATCGGCACGGCATAGAGTTCAAGCCGGTGATCAACCAGCCGATAGCCCAGTTCTTCGGCAATCAGTTCCTGCAATTGTTCAATCCGCTCATTGCGGAATTCGATGACATGGCCGTTTTTGACATCGATCAGATGATCGTGATGTTCGTCGGGCACGGTTTCATAGCGTGACCGGCCGTCGCGGAAATCATGACGCGCGATAATGCCCTGTTCTTCAAACAGCCGCATCGTGCGATACACCGTCGAGACCGAAATATTTGCATCGATGGCCGCAGTGCGGGCATGCAGTTCTTCCACATCGGGATGATCGTCAGACTGTTCCAGCACGCGCGCAATGACACGGCGCTGTTCGGTCAAGCGCAGGCCTTTTTCGCCGCATTGCTGTTCAAGCAGGGACGTTTTGTGGGCATCGATCAGTCTGGGTGCCATTGCAGCCATCCGCCAGAGATGTGTTGCTTCAAGTTTCGATTAACGAACATTGCAGGCCATGACAAGCGCTGTGCCGCCGGAGACGCCCTCACGTTTTTGTGCAGGAGTATAATAGCCCTTGCGCACACCGACCTGCTCAAAACCCAAATCCCGGTAGAGATGCAAAGCCGATTGATTGTTTTCATCGACCTCCAGAATCAGCTTGTTGATGCGATCTGCATAGAGTTTGCGCAGCGCCTCATTCATCAACAGGCGTCCCACACCGCGCCCTCTGGCGTGAGGGCTGACGGCAATGGTCAGGATTTCCGCCTCATCGGCGGCGTGGCGCAGCAGTACAAAGCCGGCAGGCCGGTTGCGGATCAGCGCCCCGGATTCAAAAGCGAGAAAACCGAAAACATTGCTCTGCCGCAGCAGCCCCATCATATCTTCCGTTCCCCAGGCCGGATCAAAGCCGGTGGCATGGATATCCGAAATTGCCGTAGCATCCTCCACGTCAAGCGGGCGCAGCAGGATTTCCCGGGTAATCAGGCGGGCAGGGTTGAGGAACGAGATCACAGCGACACCTCGTGATGAGCGGTTGCGACAGGACGCAATACATGTTTTGCCGATTGCGGCTTTGCGTCGGCGCCACGCAGATAAAGCGGCCTGGCCGGGTTGTCTGCGGCGTTCATGGTGTGGCCGAGTTCGGCTATTGTGGCAATGTCGGGAAAGGCGGTATCCAGGCACTGTCGGCCCGGCGATTGTGCCAACTCTGTCGCGGCTTCTATCAATGACACGCCGGAGCCGATCAGGCACAGTGGGTGCGGCAGGGCGTCGATCCGCGCCGTCAGATCGCTGATCTGGATCAGGCTGGCCTCAATGCGCACCGCTCCATCCCGGTCAACCGCCTTGACATAGGCAGCATCGCGCCGCGCATCGCAGATAGCGCAAAATGTTCGCGCAGACGGATTTTTTCCAGCCGCCTGCCGCACCAGGGCATCAAGCACACCGACACCGACAGCTTCAATGTTCAGACTGGCGGAGAGGACACGCGCTGCCGCCAATCCGACCCGCTGGCCGGTGAAGGACCCCGGACCCGTCGTCACCGCGATACGTTGCAGATCAGCCGCGCGCAGGCCGCTATCGGCCAGCAGCCGGGCAATCTGACCGATCAGCACTTCGGCATGACCCCGGCCCAGATCCCGAGTGTCCTGGGCCAGAAGCTGCAGCCTGTCATTCTGCCATCGCGAGAGCGCGACCGCACACAGGGAATTGCAGGTATCAATGCTGAGCTGAATCATAAGACAGATACGATCTCAAATTCTTTTACGGCGCTGCCAAGCCTTACCTGGCTGCATGGAGCACAGTCCTGAACCGTGCTCTGAAACAAATGCCGGACCCTGCGGCCCGGCATGAAAACGTCGAAACACGGCGATAGATCATCAGAT from Pararhizobium sp. IMCC3301 includes the following:
- a CDS encoding Fur family transcriptional regulator, which encodes MIDAHKTSLLEQQCGEKGLRLTEQRRVIARVLEQSDDHPDVEELHARTAAIDANISVSTVYRTMRLFEEQGIIARHDFRDGRSRYETVPDEHHDHLIDVKNGHVIEFRNERIEQLQELIAEELGYRLVDHRLELYAVPMKKPNRSDLE
- a CDS encoding N-acetyltransferase; the protein is MISFLNPARLITREILLRPLDVEDATAISDIHATGFDPAWGTEDMMGLLRQSNVFGFLAFESGALIRNRPAGFVLLRHAADEAEILTIAVSPHARGRGVGRLLMNEALRKLYADRINKLILEVDENNQSALHLYRDLGFEQVGVRKGYYTPAQKREGVSGGTALVMACNVR
- the tsaB gene encoding tRNA (adenosine(37)-N6)-threonylcarbamoyltransferase complex dimerization subunit type 1 TsaB; this encodes MIQLSIDTCNSLCAVALSRWQNDRLQLLAQDTRDLGRGHAEVLIGQIARLLADSGLRAADLQRIAVTTGPGSFTGQRVGLAAARVLSASLNIEAVGVGVLDALVRQAAGKNPSARTFCAICDARRDAAYVKAVDRDGAVRIEASLIQISDLTARIDALPHPLCLIGSGVSLIEAATELAQSPGRQCLDTAFPDIATIAELGHTMNAADNPARPLYLRGADAKPQSAKHVLRPVATAHHEVSL